A single Inediibacterium massiliense DNA region contains:
- a CDS encoding flagellar basal body-associated FliL family protein → MTTKKIILFSVIGFVLTAVVMGATFYFATHQKGAQQAQVQPMKTYTYSIGEMYANVKDSRKVLKVNIEVEMINEKLKETLDEKRPKMTNAILELLRDKTEEDLSGEKGQKALRQEVLKSIKQVVPSDEIMDVFFVEFIVQ, encoded by the coding sequence ATGACAACAAAAAAAATTATATTATTTAGTGTAATAGGTTTTGTTTTAACTGCTGTTGTAATGGGTGCTACATTTTATTTTGCTACTCATCAAAAAGGAGCACAACAAGCTCAAGTTCAACCCATGAAGACTTACACCTATTCTATAGGAGAGATGTATGCAAATGTGAAGGATAGCAGAAAAGTATTAAAAGTAAATATAGAGGTAGAAATGATCAATGAAAAGCTAAAAGAAACTTTAGATGAAAAGCGTCCTAAAATGACCAATGCTATACTTGAATTATTGAGAGATAAAACAGAAGAAGACTTATCTGGGGAAAAAGGACAAAAAGCTTTGAGACAAGAAGTTTTAAAGTCCATAAAACAAGTTGTACCCTCTGATGAAATTATGGATGTTTTTTTCGTAGAATTTATTGTCCAATAA